One genomic window of Cydia pomonella isolate Wapato2018A chromosome 6, ilCydPomo1, whole genome shotgun sequence includes the following:
- the LOC133518662 gene encoding cytochrome P450 6k1-like yields MDSLYTVLAVTVVTIAAGVYVYCRKKLSYWTNRGVEQLPSTHWLFGDFKEGILFRSAPGWHLGTLYRRARRDVPFVGFYIFHKPCLLLRDPDVIKQILIKDFEKFSDRNFAGRTQKDSIGMKNLFGIRNPAWRYLRQKISPTLTKSKLKQMLPYMLKTGEPMVEYIEKQRLKEPKLDAQELSYKYATDLIGCVALGTPMDSFNNPNADFTQAVAEFFHGFKRMIALVSVFFMPDLVDLVGTPLLFNSSFVRKVFWEAVEERERTGEKRGDYIDTIVQLKNGPQNPLYEFSGENLLYQSGTFFSGFESSATTAAFTLMELARHPEIQQRARENIQQAVKEHGWTYEGFKAMKYLDQCVAEGVRLHPPVSTVDRSAKEDYKIPGTDIIIEKGTAIYISLYGLQGDPKHFDNPEAYDPSRFDEGRHIPDAYIPFGAGPRMCVGLKTGQLHAKVVLSMILSQFEVHQNSDQLELDPRSTFTAAAHGLPMEFKRIEKESIKTVGPGTL; encoded by the exons ATGGACTCATTATACACCGTCTTGGCGGTAACTGTGGTCACCATCGCAGCAGGCGTTTACGTCTACTGCCGCAAAAAACTGTCCTACTGGACAAACCGCGGCGTAGAACAGTTGCCATCCACCCATTGGCTATTCGGGGACTTTAAAGAAGGAATTCTGTTCCGATCGGCCCCAGGATGGCACCTCGGGACACTGTATCGCCGGGCCCGGAGAGACGTACCTTTCGTCGGCTTCTACATCTTCCACAAGCCTTGTCTCCTGCTCCGGGACCCAGATGTCATCAAGCAAATACTGATCAAAGACTTTGAAAAGTTTTCGGATAGAAATTTCGCCGGAAGAACTCAAAAAGACAGTATCGGGATGAAGAATTTGTTTGGGATTCGGAATCCCGCGTGGCGTTATTTAAGGCAGAAGATTTCTCCAACTCTGACAAAGTCGAAGCTGAAGCAGATGCTGCCGTATATGCTGAAGACAGGAGAGCCCATGGTGGAGTACATCGAGAAGCAGAGGTTGAAGGAGCCGAAGCTGGACGCGCAGGAGCTGAGCTACAAATACGCGACGGACCTGATCGGGTGCGTGGCGCTCGGGACCCCGATGGATTCCTTCAACAACCCCAACGCGGATTTCACGCAGGCCG TGGCCGAGTTCTTCCACGGCTTCAAGCGCATGATAGCATTGGTGTCCGTGTTCTTCATGCCCGACCTAGTGGACCTGGTGGGAACCCCTCTTCTGTTCAACTCCAGCTTCGTGCGAAAGGTGTTTTGGGAGGCGGTGGAAGAGCGAGAGAGGACGGGAGAGAAGAGAGGAGATTATATCGATACTATTGTGCAGCTAAAGAACGGGCCACAGAATCCATTATACG AATTTTCCGGTGAAAATCTGCTGTACCAGTCCGGCACTTTCTTTAGCGGGTTCGAATCCAGCGCGACCACGGCCGCCTTCACGCTCATGGAGTTGGCGCGACACCCGGAGATCCAGCAGCGAGCCCGCGAGAACATCCAGCAGGCTGTCAAGGAGcacgggtggacctatgaagg ATTCAAAGCAATGAAGTACCTTGACCAGTGCGTGGCTGAAGGCGTTAGGCTGCATCCTCCAGTATCCACGGTCGACAGGTCGGCCAAAGAGGACTATAAG ATTCCCGGCACCGACATAATAATAGAGAAAGGAACTGCGATCTATATCTCATTGTACGGGCTGCAGGGAGATCCCAAGCACTTCGACAACCCGGAAGCATATGACCCGAGCCGCTTCGATGAAGGCAGGCACATTCCTGATGCGTACATACCCTTCGGAGCAGGACCCAGAATGTGTGTCG GATTGAAAACCGGCCAACTCCATGCCAAGGTCGTATTATCCATGATCCTGTCCCAGTTCGAAGTGCACCAGAACTCCGACCAGCTTGAACTTGATCCTCGGTCCACCTTCACCGCGGCCGCGCACGGGCTACCCATGGAGTTCAAGAGGATAGAGAAGGAATCCATCAAGACAGTCGGACCTGGCACGCTATAA